In one window of Camelina sativa cultivar DH55 chromosome 15, Cs, whole genome shotgun sequence DNA:
- the LOC104746721 gene encoding vicilin-like seed storage protein At3g22640 → MTMTKKLVITLLLLISIAFVHCLAFHVELEEFEPPQQEEQDVPRRGPGGRPGGRSGEGWQEESTEFPYHFGKRSFKNWFQSNEGFVKMLPKFTKRAPNLFRGIENYRFALFEMEPNTFLVPHHLDADSVVLVLQGHGVVEFVTDKTKESFHVTKGDVVRLPSGVTHYATNTNQTVPLRFVKIIVPVNNPGQFKDYFPARSQFQQSYFTGFSKEVLSASFNIPEELVGRLFSGSQQTGQGIMRRVSPDQIKELTKHATSPSNKHKETKSKHKDTSTKLRPFNLFTQDSVSTYTNDFGHFHEARPESFDQLQDLRIAVAWTNMSQGSLFLPHYNSKTTFVTFVENGCARYEMASPYSFQGEQQQQQWWPEQGGEEEEEDMSGQVHKIVSRVCKGDVFIIPAGHPVTLVSHNENFVSVGFGIHASNCTRTFLAGQENVLSNLDTVATRVTFGVGSKVAEKLFTSQNYSYFAPTTRSHQQTQEKREPSFQSIFSFAGF, encoded by the exons ATGACAATGACCAAGAAATTAGTCATAACACTTCTCCTTCTCATCTCCATAGCTTTCGTCCATTGCTTAGCCTTCCATGTGGAGCTCGAAGAGTTCGAGCCCCCGCAGCAAGAGGAACAAGACGTCCCTCGCCGCGGTCCTGGCGGTCGTCCTGGAGGTCGCTCAGGCGAGGGATGGCAGGAAGAGTCGACGGAGTTTCCCTACCACTTTGGGAAGCGGAGTTTCAAGAATTGGTTCCAATCAAATGAAGGCTTTGTGAAAATGTTGCCTAAGTTCACAAAACGCGCACCGAATCTCTTCCGTGGGATCGAAAATTACAGATTCGCGTTGTTTGAGATGGAGCCAAACACTTTCCTTGTGCCTCACCATCTGGATGCTGATTCCGTGGTGCTAGTACTACAAGGTCATGGAGTGGTTGAGTTTGTGACGGATAAAACCAAAGAATCGTTCCACGTAACCAAAGGTGATGTGGTGAGACTCCCTTCCGGCGTCACCCACTATGCCACCAACACTAACCAGACCGTTCCTCTTCGCTTCGTCAAGATCATTGTCCCCGTCAACAATCCTGGCCAGTTCAAG GATTACTTCCCAGCTCGATCCCAGTTTCAGCAATCCTACTTCACAGGGTTTAGCAAAGAAGTCCTCTCAGCGAGTTTCAAC ATACCGGAAGAGTTGGTAGGGAGATTATTTTCTGGATCACAACAAACGGGACAAGGAATTATGCGGAGAGTTTCACCAGATCAGATCAAGGAGCTCACCAAACATGCTACTTCTCCgtcaaacaaacacaaagaaacaaaatccaaacacAAAGACACAAGCACGAAGTTGAGACCTTTCAATCTCTTTACTCAAGATTCAGTTTCAACCTACACCAACGACTTTGGTCATTTCCACGAGGCACGTCCTGAGAGTTTTGATCAACTCCAAGACCTTCGCATCGCCGTCGCTTGGACCAACATGTCACAG GGTTCCTTGTTCCTTCCTCACTATAACTCCAAGACAACGTTTGTTACGTTCGTGGAGAATGGTTGCGCCCGCTATGAGATGGCTTCTCCGTATTCATTCCAAGgagagcaacaacaacaacaatggtggCCTGAacaaggaggagaagaagaagaagaagatatgagtGGACAAGTACACAAGATTGTCTCAAGAGTGTGTAAAGGCGACGTCTTTATCATTCCGGCAGGTCATCCAGTCACTTTAGTCTCACACAATGAGAACTTTGTCTCGGTAGGGTTTGGTATCCATGCATCCAACTGCACAAGAACGTTCCTTGCAG GGCAAGAGAATGTGTTGAGCAACCTCGACACGGTAGCGACGAGAGTGACGTTTGGTGTGGGAAGTAAAGTGGCGGAGAAACTATTCACGAGCCAAAACTATTCCTACTTTGCGCCAACGACTCGTAGCCATCAACAAACTCAAGAGAAACGCGAGCCATCGTTCCAATCAATCTTCAGCTTCGCCGGTTTTTGA
- the LOC104748437 gene encoding uncharacterized protein LOC104748437 produces MPMVDYLKELKSVCEQLASIGSPVSEMMKIFAALNGLGMEYEPIETSIEGILDSTPSPTLEDVIPRLTAYNDRLLAYNVDSNITPHLAFNNQRFDGSGYGNRGRESSQRSRGRGSYSTKGRRFHQHISPSVTSSPGSVVSGYTVDGRLVCEICGKVGHGVFKCWHRFDNTYQSDLPATLAALGITDAQYQGGHEWTTDSGATAHITSSQNHLQQSRVMTCSTLVRTLS; encoded by the coding sequence atgcCTATGGTAGACTACTTAAAAGAACTTAAGAGTGTGTGTGAGCAACTTGCATCTATAGGGAGTCCAGTTAGTGAGATGATGAAGATATTTGCTGCTTTGAATGGTCTAGGTATGGAGTATGAACCCATCGAAACTTCTATTGAAGGGATCTTGGATTCTACTCCCTCACCAACTCTGGAAGATGTAATTCCTCGTCTTACGGCTTACAATGACCGTTTGCTAGCGTACAACGTGGATTCCAACATTACACCACACTTGGCTTTCAATAATCAGAGGTTTGACGGGTCAGGCTACGGAAACAGAGGCAGGGAAAGCTCACAAAGATCTCGAGGCCGAGGCTCGTACTCCACTAAGGGCAGGAGGTTTCACCAACATATATCACCCTCTGTTACTAGTTCTCCAGGCTCTGTTGTCTCCGGTTACACTGTTGATGGTAGACTAGTGTGTGAAATTTGTGGAAAAGTGGGTCACGGTGTATTCAAGTGTTGGCATCGCTTTGACAACACGTATCAGTCTGACTTGCCTGCTACATTGGCTGCCTTGGGGATCACAGACGCCCAATATCAGGGAGGACATGAGTGGACTACAGACAGTGGAGCCACTGCACATATTACGAGTTCTCAGAATCACCTGCAGCAGTCAAGAGTCATGACATGCAGTACATTGGTGCGGACACTGTCATGA